One region of Flavobacterium pisciphilum genomic DNA includes:
- a CDS encoding ArsR/SmtB family transcription factor, with product MKLRRDVFQAIADPNRRMIISLLAIQSMTPTAIAESFDSSRQTISKHIQILTECDILKQEHKGREIYYHLNPDGMKQIADFIEPFRNMWEERFDKLETLMKNHQLKK from the coding sequence ATGAAATTAAGAAGAGATGTTTTTCAAGCAATAGCTGATCCAAACCGTAGAATGATAATTTCTTTGCTGGCTATTCAATCTATGACACCAACGGCAATAGCTGAGAGTTTTGATTCGTCAAGGCAAACTATTTCAAAGCACATACAAATACTTACTGAATGTGATATTTTGAAACAAGAACATAAAGGGAGGGAGATATATTATCATTTAAACCCAGATGGGATGAAGCAAATAGCTGACTTTATTGAACCTTTTAGAAATATGTGGGAAGAACGATTTGATAAATTAGAAACTTTAATGAAAAATCATCAGTTAAAAAAATAA
- a CDS encoding SRPBCC domain-containing protein codes for MEAKTNIDALEGKQDLIIRREFDLPVELLFKAYSEPELIEQWMGTKVVKFENGNQGSYQFETSYNGNVVFRASGTIHKIVPDQKIIRTFEIENAPIDVQLEFLEFEKLSDSRSKLTIQIIYKSEQHRAEQLKLPFTNGLNMAHNRLQELLTNLK; via the coding sequence ATGGAAGCTAAAACAAATATTGATGCGCTAGAAGGAAAGCAAGATTTAATAATAAGAAGAGAGTTTGATTTGCCTGTAGAATTACTCTTTAAGGCATATAGCGAACCTGAACTTATAGAACAATGGATGGGGACAAAAGTTGTGAAATTTGAGAATGGAAATCAAGGTAGTTATCAGTTTGAAACTTCGTATAATGGCAATGTTGTGTTTAGAGCAAGTGGGACAATTCATAAGATAGTACCAGATCAAAAAATAATTCGAACCTTTGAAATAGAAAATGCTCCTATTGATGTGCAGCTTGAATTCCTGGAATTTGAAAAACTTAGCGATAGTAGAAGTAAATTGACTATTCAGATAATATATAAATCAGAACAACACAGGGCAGAACAGTTAAAATTACCTTTTACCAATGGCTTAAATATGGCTCATAACAGACTACAAGAATTATTAACTAATTTAAAATAA
- a CDS encoding DoxX family protein, which produces MKKTNVIIYWVSTILLSIGMFSGGIAQLLKAKETVDGIVHLGYPIYFTSIIGTWKVLGVIVLLIPKFALMKEWAYAGFFFAMSGAVFSHVASGDAILNYLAPFVFALLTVVSWYFRPVDRKIITK; this is translated from the coding sequence ATGAAAAAAACAAATGTTATTATTTATTGGGTATCTACCATTTTGCTTTCAATTGGGATGTTTTCAGGAGGAATAGCTCAATTGTTAAAAGCAAAAGAGACAGTTGATGGAATTGTTCATCTGGGTTATCCAATTTACTTTACAAGTATAATTGGTACATGGAAAGTTTTAGGGGTGATTGTATTGTTGATTCCGAAGTTTGCTTTAATGAAAGAATGGGCGTATGCTGGTTTCTTTTTTGCAATGTCTGGAGCTGTGTTTTCTCATGTAGCCAGTGGTGATGCTATATTGAACTACTTAGCGCCTTTTGTGTTTGCATTGCTTACGGTAGTGTCTTGGTATTTTAGACCGGTGGATAGAAAAATAATAACTAAGTAA
- a CDS encoding universal stress protein: MKRILVPTDFSEHAEDALKVAAQIAKKNNSEIIILHTLELPSQMSDAITGGISIPETMLFMKKANEMLSKIAERAYLDGLTIIEMVKLDRPAEGIAKVSNEHEIDLIVMGSHGSSGFEELLIGSNTEKVVRHSEIPVLVIKKHMDAFKTTNFVFASDFSKETEKPFKKLIEFTKFFDSKLHLVMICTPNTFKPTHVAEKIMTDFIAPFNLDNYSTHIYNDTNIENGIINFSNSIDADLIGMCTHGRTGFSYFFNGSISGDLVNHAIRPVMTFKI, from the coding sequence ATGAAACGCATATTAGTTCCTACCGATTTTTCTGAACATGCTGAAGACGCTTTAAAAGTCGCAGCACAAATCGCAAAAAAAAATAATTCTGAGATTATCATACTTCATACGCTAGAATTACCTAGTCAAATGAGCGATGCAATTACGGGCGGAATTAGCATCCCTGAGACTATGCTTTTCATGAAAAAGGCTAATGAAATGCTTTCAAAAATCGCCGAGAGAGCCTACCTAGATGGACTTACAATAATTGAGATGGTAAAACTCGACAGACCAGCTGAAGGAATTGCAAAAGTAAGTAATGAACACGAAATTGACCTAATCGTCATGGGCTCACATGGGTCTTCTGGCTTTGAAGAATTACTCATCGGATCCAACACAGAAAAAGTAGTTCGCCATTCTGAAATCCCAGTTTTAGTAATCAAAAAACACATGGATGCATTCAAAACTACAAATTTTGTTTTTGCTTCAGATTTTTCAAAAGAAACTGAAAAACCTTTTAAAAAATTGATAGAGTTTACAAAATTCTTTGATTCTAAATTGCATTTGGTAATGATTTGTACTCCAAATACCTTCAAACCGACTCATGTTGCCGAAAAAATAATGACTGATTTTATCGCACCATTTAACCTTGACAACTATTCGACTCATATTTACAACGATACTAACATCGAAAACGGAATTATTAATTTCTCTAATAGTATTGATGCCGATTTAATTGGTATGTGTACTCACGGAAGAACCGGATTCTCCTACTTCTTTAATGGTAGCATTAGCGGAGATTTAGTAAATCATGCTATACGACCAGTAATGACTTTCAAAATTTAA
- the rimP gene encoding ribosome assembly cofactor RimP: MTFKEKVNVLIAEGLLEKPSIFLIDLTITDAFKIIVSLDGDNGVLLQDCIDVSRAIENNLDREEQDFSLEVASVGVGSPLKLVRQYKKNIGRTLIVNTNGEKIEAELVDANEDFIILSWEAREPKKIGKGKETVQKEQQIPYTEIKEAIVTVTF, encoded by the coding sequence ATGACATTTAAAGAAAAAGTAAACGTATTAATAGCTGAGGGTCTCTTAGAAAAACCATCAATTTTTTTAATCGACCTGACCATTACCGATGCTTTCAAGATAATTGTATCTTTGGATGGAGATAATGGTGTGCTCTTGCAAGATTGTATTGATGTTAGTCGCGCTATCGAGAATAATTTGGACAGAGAAGAACAAGATTTTTCTTTGGAAGTTGCTTCGGTAGGAGTTGGTTCTCCTCTAAAATTGGTTAGACAGTACAAGAAAAACATTGGTAGAACATTGATAGTTAATACTAATGGTGAAAAAATTGAGGCTGAGTTGGTAGATGCTAATGAAGATTTCATAATTTTGTCTTGGGAAGCAAGGGAACCTAAGAAAATAGGAAAAGGAAAAGAAACAGTTCAAAAAGAGCAACAAATACCTTATACAGAAATTAAAGAGGCAATTGTTACAGTAACATTTTAA